The following are encoded in a window of Gasterosteus aculeatus chromosome 5, fGasAcu3.hap1.1, whole genome shotgun sequence genomic DNA:
- the tanc2b gene encoding protein TANC2 isoform X7 — MTEGMQHIRIMEGVSRSLPSSPLLTHQTISVRLQPVKKLTAPLRKAKFVESPRIPQSELGSPTHTSTTAKNPDLDTYCPGESSHELGPPPSVDEAANTLMTRLGFLLGDKVSEGPAGTQYSMEEPEARQGQNQRNSPCSTLTSSTASPPAGSPCSTLPPAMPGQASNKDCAYGSVTSPTSTLESRDSGIIATLTSYSENMERGGKYGDGSRGNLKLWQSQKSGMDSFLYRVDENMTASTYSLNKIPERSLESMSSHSAHSIPLYLMPRPNSVAATSSAHLEDLAYLDEQRHTPLRTSLRLPRQSTTCGPGRSGQDLRASANNANAWQSQSLRFAPYRPQDIALKPLLFEVPSITMDSVFTGREWLFQEIDAHLNSPNASTNRGVAVLGNIGFGKTAIVSRLVALSCHGTRMRQIASDSPQASPKHGEGLPLTQPQPTHGTLGGGSCPGTPEMRRRQEESMRRLASQVVAYHYCQADNAYTCLVPEFVHNVAALLCRSPHLVAYREQLLKEPHLQSTLSLRSCVQDPLASFRRGVLEPLDALYRERKINSEEDLIILIDGLNEAEFHKPDYGDTIVSFLTKTINKFPPWLKLVVTVRTTLQEITNSLPFHRIFLDGLEENDAIDQDLQGYILHRIHSSPEIQNNISLNGKMDNTTFGKLSAHLKALSQGSYLYLKLTFDLIEKGYLVLKSSSYKVVPVNLAEVYLLQCNMRFPTQSSFERALPLLNVAVASLHPLNDEQIYQAINSGSLQGTLDWEDFQQRMDNLSVFLVKRRDGTRMFVHPSFREWLIWREEGEKTKFLCDPRSGHTLLAFWFSRQENKLNRQQTIELGHHILKAHIFKGLSKKVGVSSSVLQGLWVSYSTEGLSAALSSLRNLYTPNIKVSRLLMLGGANVNYRTEVLNNAPVLCVHSHLGYMDMVGLLLEYGASVDSPSESGLMPLGYAAAGGHMAIVTALCRRRAKVDHLDKNGQCALVHAALRGHMEVVKFLIQCDWGMGPPAPPSQQTQQQVAFTKSHAVQQALVAAASMGYIEIVSYLLDLPEKDEEEVERAQINNFDTLWGETALTAASGRGKLEVCRLLLEQGAAVAQPNRRGIVPLFSAVRQGHWQIVDLLLTHGADVNLADKQGRTPLMMAASEGHLGTVEFLLAQGASLSLMDKEGLTALSWACLKGHLPVVRCLVESGAATDHADKNGRTPLDLAAFYGDSEVVQFLVDHGAMIEHVDYSGMRPLDRAVGCRNTSVVVALLKKGAKIGPATWAMATSKPDIMIILLSKLIEEGDSFYKKGKVKEAAQRYQYALKKFPREGFSDDLKTFRELKVSIFLNLSRCRRKMNDFGMAEEFATKAIELKPKSYEAYYARARAKRSSRQFPEALEDLNEAMKQCPNNREIQRLLERVEEEYHQLNQEELLELEPPPSPPPTPPPEDEESLSLSLSMPLPPPPEPRLEDMEPVQDLFEDEDYLEQELEAMSACLPPPESHSNPSSLPVIQSPPLSPTHHDHIYLTGGSPMGQPYEYHPTSSSMSSPTRGSYQPTSPSLSPTHQNHYRHSPPQTSPVHQSSYGFGSSSMCPGGQAMDRQSPPPSPLRRSAQYRASPPVESVCLYRSQSGSPVRYQTEQLPGRPKSPLSKMSSQRSFQLSSQPSLSSQHHQAQGLRLQPSIAQIVRTNQPSNVMGNSLYQMGHSMGGRYQGVSVDVESRLVYQPSLDGRSMPQVQPSLSSGALCQHGGRGGVMESSLLKDELPQRPSSAYRASSGGPGGIRYSQTPQISRSQSAAYYPVSEHVLERANAMPSHQLGSPEVPHMVRRPVSANTTEMKPHVPTPRPLIHSQSVGLRFSPSSNNISAGSTSNLAPGFRPSSSIQQMEIPLQATYERACDDISPISPSQGGGGLYPGESTRSRSTPFMGIIDKTARTQQYLHQPSRSRAMTSMDSAISPTSPGQLVQQGSTYSPPASLGNIAYYNKTNNAQNGHLLEEDYYTQTPPLGKLANGSRGSGDILERVSQVPTYPDVKVARTLPVAQAYQDNMYRQLSRDSRTQGPSSPIKPKRPFVESNV; from the exons gGGAGTCAAGCCATGAGCTGGGCCCCCCTCCGTCGGTGGATGAGGCAGCCAACACATTGATGACGCGCCTGGGTTTCCTTCTGGGCGACAAAGTGAGCGAGGGGCCAGCCGGTACCCAGTACAGCATGGAGGAGCCTGAGGCGAGACAG gGCCAAAACCAGAGGAACAGCCCGTGCTCCACCCTGACCAGCAGCACTGCCTCACCCCCTGCAGGCAGCCCCtgctccaccctcccccctgccATGCCCGGCCAGGCCAGCAACAAGGACTGCGCCTACGGCTCCGTCACCAGTCCCACCTCGACCCTGGAGAGCAGGGACAGCGGGATAATAG CCACGCTGACCAGCTACTCGGAGAACATGGAGCGAGGCGGCAAGTACGGCGACGGCTCCCGGGGGAACCTGAAGCTGTGGCAGTCCCAGAAATCAGGCATGGACTCCTTCCTGTACAGGGTGGATGAGAACATGACCGCCTCCACCTACAGCCTCAACAAAATCCCCGAGCGCAGCCTGGAGAGCATGTCCTCCCACTCCGCCCACTCCATCCCCCTGTACCTCATGCCCCGCCCCAACTCTGTGGCCG ctACAAGTTCAGCCCACCTGGAGGACCTGGCGTACCTGGATGAGCAGAGACACACTCCGCTACGCACGTCGCTGCGCTTGCCCAGACAGAGCACCACCTGCGGGCCGGGTCGCTCCGGGCAGGACCTGAGAG CTTCCGCTAATAACGCCAATGCCTGGCAATCGCAGTCAC TGCGTTTTGCACCCTATCGGCCTCAAGACATCGCCCTCAAACCCCTGCTGTTCGAGGTGCCCAGCATCACCATGGACTCGGTCTTCACGGGCCGCGAGTGGCTCTTCCAGGAGATCGATGCCCACCTCAACAGCCCCAACGCCAGCACCAACCGCGGCGTGGCGGTGTTGGGCAACATCGGCTTCGGCAAGACCGCCATCGTCTCTCGCCTGGTGGCGCTCAGCTGCCACGGCACCCGCATGAGGCAGATCGCCTCCGACAGCCCCCAGGCGTCGCCCAAAC ATGGAGAGGGTCTCCCTCTCACTCAGCCCCAGCCCACGCACGGCACCCTGGGAGGAGGCAGCTGTCCCGGGACCCCCGAGATGAGGCGACGTCAGGAAGAGTCCATGAGGAGGCTGGCGTCTCAG GTGGTGGCGTACCACTACTGCCAGGCCGACAACGCCTACACCTGCTTGGTGCCGGAGTTCGTGCACAACGTGGCGGCCCTGCTGTGCCGCTCGCCGCACCTCGTCGCCTACAGGGAGCAGCTGCTGAAGGAGCCGCACCTCCAGAGCACCCTGAGCCTGCGCTCCTGCGTCCAGGACCCCCTGGCCTCCTTCAGGAGGGGCGTGCTGGAGCCCCTGGACGCACTTTACAGAG AGAGGAAGATCAACTCTGAGGAGGACCTCATCATCCTCATAGACGGCTTGAACGAGGCAGAGTTCCACAAGCCGGACTACGGAGACACCATCGTGTCCTTCCTCACTAAAACCATCAACAAGTTCCCTCCTTGGCTCAAACTGGTGGTGACGGTCAGAACCACGTTGCAg GAGATCACCAACTCGCTGCCCTTCCACCGCATCTTCCtggacggcctggaggagaaCGACGCCATAGACCAGGACCTGCAGGGCTACATCCTGCACCGCATCCACAGCAGCCCCGAGATCCAGAACAACATCTCGCTCAACGGCAAGATGGACAACACCACCTTCGGCAAGCTCAGCGCCCACCTCAAGGCCCTGAGCCAGGGCTCCTACCTGTACCTCAAgctcacctttgacctcatcGAGAAGGGCTACCTTGTCCTCAAAAGCTCCAGCTAcaag GTGGTTCCGGTGAACCTGGCAGAGGTGTACCTGCTGCAGTGCAACATGCGCTTCCCCACGCAGTCCTCGTTCGAGCGGGCGCTTCCTCTGCTCAACGTGGCCGTGGCCTCGCTTCACCCGCTGAACGATGAGCAGATTTATCAGGCCATCAACTCCGGATCGCTGCAG GGCACTCTGGACTGGGAGGACTTCCAACAGCGCATGGACAACCTGTCCGTCTTCCTGGTGAAGAGGAGGGACGGCACCAGGATGTTTGTCCATCCCTCCTTCAGGGAGTGGCTGAtctggagagaagaaggagagaagacAAAGTTCCTCTGTGATccgag GAGCGGTCACACCCTGCTGGCCTTCTGGTTCTCCCGGCAGGAGAACAAGCTGAACAGACAGCAGACTATTGAGCTGGGCCATCACATCCTCAAAGCACATATCTTCAAG GGGCTCAGCAAGAAAGTCGGCGTTTCCTCATCTGTTCTTCAAGGCCTGTGGGTTTCCTACAGCACGGAGGGCCTTTCAGCTGCACTTTCCTCACTCCGAAACCTCTACACTCCCAACATCAAG GTGAGCCGGCTGCTGATGCTGGGCGGGGCCAACGTGAACTACCGCACGGAGGTGCTGAACAACGCCCCCGTCCTGTGCGTCCACTCCCACCTGGGCTACATGGACATGGTGGGCCTTCTGCTGGAGTACGGCGCCTCGGTCGACTCGCCATCCGAGAGCGGCCTCATGCCGCTGGGCTACGCCGCCGCCGGGGGGCACATGGCCATTGTGACCGCGCTTTGTCGCAGGAGAGCGAAG GTGGACCACCTCGACAAGAACGGCCAGTGCGCTCTGGTCCACGCGGCCCTGAGGGGCCACATGGAGGTGGTGAAGTTCCTCATCCAGTGCGACTGGGGCATGGGGCCGCCGGCGCCGCCGTCCCAGCAAACCCAACAACAGGTGGCCTTCACCAAGAGCCACGCGGTGCAGCAGGCCCTCGTCGCCGCGGCCAGCATGGGATACATCGAG aTTGTGTCGTACCTGCTGGATCTGCCAgagaaagatgaagaggaggtggagcgggCTCAGATCAATAACTTTGACACCTTGTGGGGCGAGACAG cgctgACCGCGGCCTCCGGTCGGGGGAAGCTGGAGGTCTGTCGCCTGCTGCTGGAGCAGGGGGCGGCCGTGGCCCAGCCCAACAGACGAGGCATCGTCCCGCTGTTCAGCGCCGTCCGGCAGGGACACTGGCAG ATCGTGGACCTTCTCCTCACACACGGCGCCGACGTCAACCTGGCCGACAAGCAGGGCCGTACCCCCCTCATGATGGCCGCCTCGGAGGGACACCTGGGGACCGTGGAGTTTCTGCTGGCTCAGG gggcctctctgtctctgatgGACAAGGAGGGTCTGACCGCTCTCAGCTGGGCCTGCCTGAAAGGACATTTACCCGTGGTCCGCTGCCTGGTGGAGAGCGGCGCCGCCACCGACCACGCCGACAAGAACGGGCGCACGCCCCTCGACCTCGCCGCCTTTTACGGCGACTCGGAAGTG gTCCAGTTCTTGGTGGACCACGGCGCCATGATAGAGCATGTAGACTACAGCGGGATGCGTCCCCTGGACAGAGCGGTGGGCTGCAGAAACACCTCGGTGGTGGTCGCCCTGCTCAAGAAAGGAGCCAAGATAG GTCCCGCCACATGGGCCATGGCCACCTCCAAACCCGACATCATGATCATCTTACTCAGCAAACTCATCGAGGAGGGGGACAGCTTCTACAAG AAGGGGAAGGTGAAGGAGGCGGCGCAGCGTTATCAGTATGCCCTCAAAAAGTTTCCACGCGAAGGCTTCAGCGATGACCTCAAGACATTCAGGGAACTCAAAGTATCGATCTTCCTCAACCTGTCCCGATGTCGGAGGAAAATGAAC GACTTTGGGATGGCTGAGGAATTCGCTACAAAGGCAATTGAACTGAAACCGAAATCCTATGAAGCGTACTATGCCAGAGCGCGTGCCAAGCGTAGCAGCAG ACAATTTCCTGAAGCCTTAGAGGACCTGAACGAAGCCATGAAGCAGTGCCCCAACAACCGAGAGATCCAGCGGCTGCtcgagagggtggaggaggaatatCACCAGCTCAACCAGGAGGAGCTACTGGAGCTGGAGCCtccgccctcccctccccctacGCCTCCCCCAGAAGACGAGGagtccctgtccctgtccctgtccatgccgctcccccctcccccagagcCCCGCCTGGAGGACATGGAGCCCGTCCAGGACCTGTTTGAGGACGAGGACTACCtggagcaggagctggaggccaTGTCGGCCTGTCTGCCCCCGCCCGAGTCTCACAGCAATCCGTCCAGCCTCCCCGTCATTCAGAGCCCGCCGCTCTCCCCAACACACCACGACCACATCTACTTAACCGGGGGTTCGCCCATGGGCCAGCCGTACGAATACCACCCCAcgtcctcctccatgtcctcgCCCACGCGCGGCTCGTACCAGCCCACGtcgccctccctctccccgACCCATCAGAACCACTACCGACACAGCCCGCCTCAAACCTCGCCGGTGCACCAGTCGTCCTACGGCTTCGGCTCGTCTTCGATGTGTCCCGGGGGTCAGGCGATGGATCGCCAGAGCCCGCCGCCTTCCCCATTACGCCGGAGCGCCCAGTACCGAGCCAGCCCGCCGGTAGAGAGCGTTTGCCTCTACAGGTCCCAGTCCGGGTCGCCCGTGCGCTACCAGACGGAGCAGCTCCCCGGCCGACCCAAATCTCCTCTCTCCAAGATGAGCAGCCAGCGCTCGTTCCAGCTGAGCTCCcagccctccctctcctcccagcACCACCAAGCCCAGGGCCTCCGCCTTCAGCCTTCAATAGCCCAAATAGTCCGCACCAACCAGCCCAGCAACGTGATGGGCAACAGCCTCTACCAGATGGGGCACTCCATGGGTGGTCGCTACCAGGGGGTTTCGGTGGACGTGGAGAGCCGGCTGGTGTACCAGCCCTCCCTGGATGGACGCTCGATGCCCCAGGTCCAGCCCAGCCTCAGCTCCGGGGCCCTCTGTCAGCACGGCGGCCGAGGAGGGGTTATGGAGTCGAGCCTGTTGAAGGACGAGCTCCCCCAGCGCCCCTCCTCTGCCTACCGCGCCAGCAGCGGGGGCCCGGGGGGCATCCGCTACAGCCAGACACCCCAGATAAGCCGCAGCCAGTCGGCCGCCTACTACCCGGTCTCTGAGCACGTGCTGGAGCGAGCCAACGCCATGCCCTCCCACCAGCTGGGCTCTCCCGAGGTCCCGCACATGGTGAGGCGCCCCGTCAGCGCCAACACCACTGAGATGAAGCCGCACGTGCCCACCCCCAGGCCTCTCATCCACTCTCAGAGCGTAGGCCTCCGGTTCTCCCCCTCCAGCAACAACATCTCCGCCGGGTCCACCTCAAATTTGGCCCCGGGTTTCAGGCCGTCCTCGTCCATCCAGCAGATGGAGATCCCCCTGCAAGCCACTTACGAGCGCGCCTGCGACGAcatctcccccatctccccctcccAGGGCGGCGGGGGGCTGTACCCGGGCGAGAGCACCCGCTCTCGGAGCACACCCTTCATGGGCATCATAGACAAGACGGCGCGGACTCAGCAGTACCTGCATCAGCCCTCGCGGTCCAGGGCCATGACGTCCATGGACTCCGCCATCAGCCCCACCTCGCCTGGCCAGCTGGTCCAGCAGGGCTCCACCTACAGCCCCCCCGCCTCGCTGGGCAACATCGCCTACTACAACAAGACCAACAACGCCCAAAACGGacacctgctggaggaggactACTACACCCAGACGCCCCCGCTGGGCAAGCTAGCCAACGGCTCCCGCGGCAGCGGGGACATCCTGGAGCGGGTCAGCCAGGTGCCCACCTACCCGGACGTGAAGGTGGCGAGGACTCTGCCCGTGGCACAGGCGTACCAGGACAACATGTAccgccagctgtcgcgtgactCCCGGACCCAAGGCCCCAGCTCCCCCATCAAACCAAAGAGACCGTTTGTGGAGTCGAATGTGTGA